The genomic stretch GGGGCGACAAGAGACCGTGTTTACAATGTAAGCTTTGAGAGTGCTTTAAATGAGGCTGGTTTTGACACACAGGTTGTACCCAATCAAGGAGCAGGAGCTGTCAAAATGCGCATTGAAGCGGTGCGTCGTATTTTGCCTTGTGTTTGGTTTCATGAAGAAACAACGGTTGCGGGTCGTAAGGCGTTAAATTGGTATCACGAAAAATGGGATGAAAAGCGCGCCATTGGTTTGGGTGCTGAACATGACTGGGCAAGTCATGGAGCTGATGCCTTTGGTTTGATGTGTACTGTTTATGAAGCACCACGTACTCCATCAAAACCAGAGCGTTATAGCGCGACAGAAAGAGAAACGGCATCATGGATGGCATTTTAGAAAACGACCTTAAAAAGACGACAAGTCTTGATGATGATGCGCTTTATAGACGTCTTAAGTCTTGGTATGCAGAAGATATAGAGCATGCCAATGAATGGCGAGAGCAAGCGCGTGAAGACTTTGACTTTTATAATGGACGTCAGTGGGCAGAAGAAGATTTAGCTGTTTTAAAAGCACAGCGGCGCCCCGTGATGACGTTTAACCGTATTGCTCCTTTGGTCAATGCCATTGTTGGAGCAGAGCGTAACAATAAACGGGAAGTGCAGTTTCAACCAAGACAAGTTGGTGCAGCGATATCCAATGAATTGCTCACCGGAGCAGCAGAGTGGTTTCGTGATGAAGCTGAAGCTGAATATGCCGATTCCGATGCCTTTCAAGATATGGTCATTTGCGGTATGGGGTGGACAGATACACGGCTTGATTATGAGGAAAACCCTGAAGGTAAACCCACAGTAAGACGTTTAGATCCACTCAAAATGGTGTGGGATGTTAATGCTGTAAGGCCTAATCTGGTTGATGCACAGCGCATGTGGTATGTTGATCGCAAGCCCATCGAGGATGCAAAAAGCTTGTTTCCCAATGTGGCCAGTGAAGATCTGAATGCTGATTGGGCTATCGATAACACAACCGATCTTGAAGATTATCATGTTTCCCTTGATGCTTATGGTGATGACAATAATGGGATAGATGCCATTTCAAGGAAACGTTATGTCACGCTTGTTGAGTGTCGTTGGTTTGAACATGAGACCTATTACAAAGCGCCTGATCTTCAAACGGGGCAGATGCGTGATTATAGTGCCCAAGAGTTTGAACAGCTGCAAATGCTTATGCCGCAAATCCAAGGAGCGAGCTTTCATAAAAAGGTGGTTAAGCGTGTTTTTTTAGGGCGTCGTCTTTTAGGCAAACCTGATAGACCATTAGCACCTGATGGGCAACTTGGATGGGAATGCATTACAGGCACGTTGGATAAGCTTAAAAACCAGTTTTACGGCATTGTCAGGCCGGCGAAAGACCCACAAAAATGGTCGAATAAATATTTTAGTCAGGTGATGTATATCCTCAATAGCCAAGCCAAAGGCGGGATTATGGCTGAACGAGATGCTTTTGATGATGATCGCCAGGCCGTGGAGAGTTGGGCAAAGGCTGATACGATCACATGGCTTAAAAATGGTGCTTTAACTCGTGGAATGATACAGTCCAAACCACGTGCAGAATTTCCCAATGGTTTTTTTCAATTGTTCAATGAGTCCCGCGAGGCGCTTACACATGTGACAGGTTTATCTGCTGAGTTTATAGGAACAAGGGAGGTTAATCAGGCGAATGTGTTGGAGAATACACGCCGCCAGTCAACACTCAATTTGCTTGCAGGTTTATTTGATAATTTAAAGCTGTATCGGTGCAGGCAAGGAAAGATCATTCTTTATCTGATTCAAAACTATCTTTCCGATGGTCGTTTGGTGCGCATTTCTGGACCAGAGAAGGCTGAGTATGTACCCTTAACGCGTGAGGCTGTCACCACCCTTGAGTATGACATTATTGTTGATGATTCACCAACCAGTCCGAATGAGAAAGAAAAAACCTTTGCAGCTGTTACTCAGATGTTGCCGTTGCTCGGAAATTTCTTAACGCCTGATATGATTCCCGATCTTTTGAAGCTCTCGCCATTGCCGGCAACTCTTGTGGCCAGTTTGACGGCTAAAGCCCAGCAAGCGCAAATGCAACAGCAACAACAGCAGATGATGATGCAAAACCAAGGGCCGCAATTAAGCCCCGAGCAACAAGCAAAAGTTGCAGCCATTCAACAAGAAACTCAGGCGAAAGGCGTGCTCAATCAACTGGATGCCCAAAGCAAACAGGCAGCACTGCAGCAAAAGAATATTGAGCTTTTCTTAAAGCAAGAACAAGCGCGTATGCAGCTTGAAATGCAAAGAGCAAGAAATGCGATAACTGAGCGAGAATTACAAATCAGAGCATTACAAATAGAGCTTGAAGGTTATCGAGCAGCAACCATCAGAGGCAAAACTTAAACTTAAACGAAAAGGAACGAGACAATGGAAGAAAAATTAACCCCTGAAGAACAAGCCCTTTATGATGAACAATTTGCAAGCAATGATCCTGTTGAGAGCATAGAAGCTAAGGAAACTGAGCAGGATGTTGAAACAGATGGAGCAAATGACACAGGTGGGCTAGATGAGGCATCTGAGCAGCCAGGAGAAGAGGTTTCTCAAGAGCCGTTAAATGATGATGGTGGCGAGAAGGAGTCTGAGCAACCTCGTTACGCTGTTGTAGAGCAAGAGCGCCAAGCGCGTCAAAAAGCGGAGCAAGATGCTGCTGAGGCCCGTGAGCTTGCGCTAGAGATGGCACAAAAATATGCCGCCATGCAGCAAGAAATTACGCGCCGTTATGATGAAAATGTTCCTTCTTTGGAAAAGGATCGCAAGGCGTATATGGTATGGATTGGTCAGAAGGTGCAAGAACAGCAAAGGTTGTTTCATGAGTTTTCATCGATAAGAGAGCAACAAGAGCGCGTCAATCAAGAGTACTATGAGCGTCAGCAATTAGGGGATTATTTTGAAGCAGCCAAGGCACAGGTTCAAGATAAATACCCTGACTTAGATAGCATGATGGATTATCTTTATGAGTTTGCAGACAATGATTTGAAAGAAAATGCCAGTATATTTCCGCAACTTAATGACCCTGCGGTAAGACAAGAACAACTTGGCACTCAATTGCGTGATATATGTAAGCAGTGTCAAAGGGCAGGTATTAACCCTGTGGAGTTTCTTGTGCAAAAAGCAAAGAAGTCTGGATACTCTGGTCCACAGATGAGAGATGATGTGAGTGCTCTTCAAGAACGCACAACAGCAGCACGTACATTGACAGCCCGTGGGGGGCAAGCTCCAACAGGGGGTGTTGATGTAAAAACGCTTTCTTCCATGCCGGAAGCTGAATTTGCAGCATGGGTTGAGAAAAATCCTGGGAAATTTGAACAAATTATGAGCGGGATGTGAAAGACATGCATCTTAGCTCATCAGAGATAACCAAGTGATGTTGCTTGGTTATGCTGCACAAGTGCGGCAATTTTTTAACCAAGATGAAGAAAGGCATTTTAAAAAATGGCGACAACACAAATGAATATCAATGACCCATTAGCGGTTAGCGCTTGGGCTAAGATGCTCAATACAGAGACCTCAAAAGCATTGTCTATTGCACCGCTTATGGGGACAAACAAAAATAGTATCATCCAAGTGAAGGATGAATCAGGAAAATCAGCGAGTGATTCAATTACCATGGGATTACGGACCCAGCTTATGGGTGATGGTGTTAGCGAAAGTCAAACGCTGGAAGGTAATGAAGAAGCGCTTCAGTTTATGAGTGATAAGATACACATTAATGAGCTTTCTCATGCTGTACGTGTTCCAAATGAAGGGTCGATTGATCAACAACGTGTTTTGTTTAACTTGCGTAATGAAGCAAAGGATGCACTTGTTGATTGGTATGCAGACCGTTTAAGCATGATGTTCTTTATTCAAGCTGCAGGCTATACAGCACCATGGATGAAGTTTGAAGGGCATACCGTAACGCTTAAACCAGTGCATTATGGTTTTAATGAACCTTTAGAACCAAGCAGTAAGCGTGTTATTCGCCCAAATCAGAAAAAAACGGATGAAGCACTTGCAAAAGAGGATGTCTTTAATCTCAAATTGATTGATCAAGCTGTGCAGCGTGCAAAATTGGCTAATCCTAAGATTAGACCGGTACGGATTAATGGAGACAGTGTCTATGTGTTGTATCTTCACCCAATACAGGTGACCCAATTGCGCACCAATACAGATGAAGGGCAATGGCTTGATATTACCAAGGCAGTTTTTAATGGAAGCCGTTCTAAAAACCCCATTTTTGATGGATCATTAGGGGTGTATAATGGTGTTGTTTTACGTGAAGCTGCTCATGTGCCCAATGGTGTTGATTCAAAGACCAAAGAGCCTGTTTTATCTGTTCGACGTGCTGTTTTGCTTGGTGCACAAAGTATCATCATGGCTTATGGGCGTAGCAATAAAGGCAATGGAGCAACACGCTATAAATTAGTGGAAGAGCTGTTTGATTATGAACGTGAGTTTGGTGTGGCTGCCAAGACGATTATTGGCATGAAAAAATCACGCTACGCTTTACCCTATTCTAATCAGGGAGCACAAGACTTTGGGACCATTGTTATCCCATCTTTTGCTGAAGATAACGTATAAACATCAATGAAATGAGTAGGATTTAATCATGACAAAACAACGTCTTATGACACAGACATTTGTTGATTTTACACAAACAACGGATGAAGGCATGCCACCTGTTTTGCAGGGGCGTGATATTCATACACAGCAGGTGAGCTTTTTTCGCTCGCGTATACAAGCAAGCGACACTGGACTTACCACATCAGTTGGTGTTTTACCGCGGGGTGCTTTAATTAAAAGCATCACTATTTATACACTGACAGATTTTGAAGGAGCCACTGCAACAATTGGTAAAAAGCCAGGGGGCAGTGATTATGGAACCCAAGTACTTGAAGAGGAAGGTGTAAAAGAGGTCGAATTGCCTTTAAAAGCACGCAGCGTTCCCCTTCAGTTTGAAAATACGATTTATGTTACACGAGACAAGAAAAGCTCCAAAGGGGATGCTGAGATCATTGTTGAGTTTTACACAAATCGTTAAAAGAAGGGGGCGTTTGTTCCTTACGCTCCCTCCTTTTTAAATGTTGGGATAATACGCATGGCTATTATGATTCATACAGGCGGCCCCATTGAGATAAAAGGGGAGATTATTCCTCATGATCAAAATTTTATTCAGATGGTTGGTGATATTCAAGATGAGATTGATGATCAAACCAATGAATATGTTGATCAAGTACAAAAGGTGATATTTTCAGCTATTCGCTTTTGTGAACGGTTTCCCTTTTATTTCAATGAAAGCCGTGAGGTTGTTTTAACCACATTGCAAGGCAAAAGCCGCTATGGAGATGAGGCTCATCCTTCAATCAGTGGGGCTATTCAGATTATTGATGCTTATATTGATGGGAATAATCATAGTAAGTCAAAGCTTTTGCGGGTAGACCCGATGGAGATTGAAGGGTTTGATGAGGCTCATCGTGGTTTGCCCACACGCTATGCTTATTTTGCACGAAAGCTTGTTTTCTATCCAACACCCGATGATGTTTATTCTATCAGGCTTATTCTTGATCCTATACGGGTTAAAACTATTGAGAATGCGAGGCAAGCATCTGTATGGTTTTTGGAAGCTTATGAGCTTATCAAAACCCGTGCAAAATATGAGTTATATGCCAATATACTCAAAGAGCCACAGATGGCAGCAACAGCCCTTGCGATGTTTCAAGAACAGTTAAACGTTCTTCAAATTGAGACCTCACGGCGTAAAAACTTTGCACAGATTCAACACACGGATTTCTGATGACTTTTATCCCTATTGCTGAATTTAGACCAGACACTGCATTTATAAACAGTGGCTATTCGAATGAGATTGTGAATGTTTTACCTGCCCCTCAGGCTTATATTCCCTTTCCAACGGTTGCACCTATCTCAGATCCGTTTCCCGATGAGATTTTAAGCGTGTATGCTGTGCGTTCATCAGGTGGTGTGCGGATCATTGTTGGTTCACCAACAAAGCTTTACGCGTTTGATAATAGTACGCGTGGATGGAAAGATATCAGCAAGCCTGATACGCTCTATCATGCCAATGAGACAACGCCTTGGTCTTTTGCTTCTTTTGGGGATTACATCATTGCTGTTAATAGTAATGATGCACCACAGGTGCTT from Bartonella sp. WD16.2 encodes the following:
- a CDS encoding N4-gp56 family major capsid protein, which translates into the protein MATTQMNINDPLAVSAWAKMLNTETSKALSIAPLMGTNKNSIIQVKDESGKSASDSITMGLRTQLMGDGVSESQTLEGNEEALQFMSDKIHINELSHAVRVPNEGSIDQQRVLFNLRNEAKDALVDWYADRLSMMFFIQAAGYTAPWMKFEGHTVTLKPVHYGFNEPLEPSSKRVIRPNQKKTDEALAKEDVFNLKLIDQAVQRAKLANPKIRPVRINGDSVYVLYLHPIQVTQLRTNTDEGQWLDITKAVFNGSRSKNPIFDGSLGVYNGVVLREAAHVPNGVDSKTKEPVLSVRRAVLLGAQSIIMAYGRSNKGNGATRYKLVEELFDYEREFGVAAKTIIGMKKSRYALPYSNQGAQDFGTIVIPSFAEDNV
- a CDS encoding phage adaptor protein codes for the protein MAIMIHTGGPIEIKGEIIPHDQNFIQMVGDIQDEIDDQTNEYVDQVQKVIFSAIRFCERFPFYFNESREVVLTTLQGKSRYGDEAHPSISGAIQIIDAYIDGNNHSKSKLLRVDPMEIEGFDEAHRGLPTRYAYFARKLVFYPTPDDVYSIRLILDPIRVKTIENARQASVWFLEAYELIKTRAKYELYANILKEPQMAATALAMFQEQLNVLQIETSRRKNFAQIQHTDF
- a CDS encoding portal protein — translated: MDGILENDLKKTTSLDDDALYRRLKSWYAEDIEHANEWREQAREDFDFYNGRQWAEEDLAVLKAQRRPVMTFNRIAPLVNAIVGAERNNKREVQFQPRQVGAAISNELLTGAAEWFRDEAEAEYADSDAFQDMVICGMGWTDTRLDYEENPEGKPTVRRLDPLKMVWDVNAVRPNLVDAQRMWYVDRKPIEDAKSLFPNVASEDLNADWAIDNTTDLEDYHVSLDAYGDDNNGIDAISRKRYVTLVECRWFEHETYYKAPDLQTGQMRDYSAQEFEQLQMLMPQIQGASFHKKVVKRVFLGRRLLGKPDRPLAPDGQLGWECITGTLDKLKNQFYGIVRPAKDPQKWSNKYFSQVMYILNSQAKGGIMAERDAFDDDRQAVESWAKADTITWLKNGALTRGMIQSKPRAEFPNGFFQLFNESREALTHVTGLSAEFIGTREVNQANVLENTRRQSTLNLLAGLFDNLKLYRCRQGKIILYLIQNYLSDGRLVRISGPEKAEYVPLTREAVTTLEYDIIVDDSPTSPNEKEKTFAAVTQMLPLLGNFLTPDMIPDLLKLSPLPATLVASLTAKAQQAQMQQQQQQMMMQNQGPQLSPEQQAKVAAIQQETQAKGVLNQLDAQSKQAALQQKNIELFLKQEQARMQLEMQRARNAITERELQIRALQIELEGYRAATIRGKT